ACTTACTAGAACTGTAGTGAAAATCAATACTATTTTAGATCGGGATTGGACCCTATATTTGTAAACACAATTCAATTGTTGTCTTGACTTGACAGAGCTGACGTGTTTTTCATACCGCCGGACTTAAGAAGCCCAAACCTTACAAATATTCTAGCAGCTAATTGATATATAGATACCACGTATTACTATATTGGTGTCAACAGTGGGATTAAGTGTGCATTAGTTTGTATACAAATTCATGCCTACGTAAGATTGGGACATATTGGAGCCAAAGTAGAAGTTCTTGGTGTAGAAAACTATACTGAGATCAATTCATTGTGGCATTTTTCACttttttgtgtgtattttttttctttcattttgtgTTGTTTCAACATTGTTCTAGCCTTCGTGAagcatatttttgtttacatgaatACTCTTGATTTTGTCGTCGGAGTTTCTGATGATAAAGGCAATACACATTTGGATTAGGATATTTTCCCTGTTTTATGTAGGCTTAGGAGGTAAAAGAGCAAGATCAGGACTATCCCTAATATCATTTTTGTGTGTGATTAGGGGGTAAAAGAGCTAGATCAGACTACCTCTAATAATTTTGCCAAATTATACAATGCTCAGCTAGTGGGCAAAAGAGCAAAATCTAGACTACCCCCAATGTTTGGTGTAGATGCTTAAGGTGATGAAAGATCACAATCATGACTACATGTACCCATATTAGTCAATAAATGAATCCAGGAGGATTTAGTGACAGCTCATGATATTGGAGAAATTCGCAATATCAAAGGGAGACATACGATATATCTTGAAACTGATGCAAACGTACCAAGTTTAAAGTATAGACCTTTGATAGAATTAGGTGATGTTGAAATAGACTGTTGTTTAGAAACAGATGAAGCAAATACAGAACACACCATGATTCAAGATTTCAAATAAGAATGTTACAGGGtaaattaaaaatcaaagatCATATGTTAAATGTACAAATAGATAAAATCAGGAAACAAACAGAAATGATTGAGGAGATGAAGGTAGGGATTGATGAGAGAGATAAAGTTATAGACAGCGTAAAAAGTGAGAGTACAGTGTGAAGAAATAGTCTTAGGTCAGCTAAGGACACAGGGATGTTGATTAGAGAAATATATGGTAGACAAAGAGAGTTGGATGGCAAAGAGGAAGAGCCGGGAAGAAATAGAACATGCACATATAAGTTTTTATTATAAATCACAAAATCATTATGCAGATAAAAAGCTTGACggtgaaaggcgaaaataacgaacagtgatcaatctatgCCAAAGCATTATGATGAGAATTACCCCGGTGAAGTTTGGAATTAACTTCTACAAAGAGCTTACTACGCACATGGCAAAGACGGCGTGAAGATGTCAGCTGTACAACTTTCAAATCGAAACAAATCAAGGTAAATtcttgtaattaaaataatgatGTATGTATACCTAAAACCAAAGTTTCCAACAATGAAATTAAACAACATTTATGGTGTTTTGTAAATTGACCCAATACTTTagaggtacatgtagtatatataaTACTTTATTTTCTAGTATTTAATTTCTATCAACCTTACGATCAAAATGTTCACATTTCCTACTGAAATAATCGCTTGCCACATCGGACAAGTGTGAATAGAGTTTTACTTGCTTTGGGTAATCGAACAATCGCCAATGTCGATCCCTGGGATAGTATCAAtatttcaggtgcctgtggtaaAATATTGTACAAATACACGTGTGGCTATATTAAGTATGATGCTCTAGATCTACAGCGATATTTAATTTCACCAAGTGACATACTAGAAAAACATAAACTTAGGATATTTTCTCTACAATCAGCCTAGCATGAAAATGACCACAGTTTGaataaatggaagaaaaataaaagatacatgCTGAATGCCCAGATCTTTTATGTGTATTTGGACCTTTTGAATATATGAAATGCTTACAGAATAGGTATTCATAATATAAGTTAATGGTATTTACAGATGTGCATGATACCAGTAAGAATGTGAACTTTTCAAAGAGAATGCATATGCTATTTATCATGTAATTAATgaaatgtggatcatgtgtacttagtcattgttgaatatttttttctacttattatataaatgaatggcgaagataacgaacagtgatcaatctcagaactcttATACGCTATGCAAAacagagagtttggcaaacacgggcccctggctatgccagtggtgggatcaggtgcctaggatgagtaagtatcccttgtcgaccggtcacaccctcgtgagccctatatcttgatcaggtcaacggagttatccgttgtcaaaatcagtgtaccaagaacggtgtaacaatcggcatgacatatatgtatttattgtatagctaataaatagtatattataaaatctgcgtaaaatctagagaatgttagcttTCAATATCATACGAatatattgaacgctaactttgcattacGTAAATTGTATGAGCCCGCAACATTCCCAGAATGAGCTCTCAATATCTACGTTACCGTAACGATATAAATAAGACAAAATGACAGACGAATATTGAatagttaagaaatgcatgctgatattgcatGATTTCACCGTTggtgccaatattgatgaatccACGTCTATTTTGGGATATTTTGGGTGAAAAGGgaaataatttaacaactaaatattttatctattaagGTTTTACGAACACACATATGggataaattcttttaaaatcttcttatcgTAAACTACCGGGCTAGGAAAGTACTAATTGGAATGAAATATgtctgacaaagtgcagattcgcgtttgttaaaatcatggtcccagggGGTATGATAGGGCCAAAacaggggattaaagttttacataaagtTATATTGGGAAATCatcaaaaatcttctgaagaatcattgagccagaaaacaattcatttaaataaaagcttcctgacatagttcataTTCTATTTTGTAAAAGTCATGATAACTgctggtaggatggggccacaattagGGATAcagtttttacatacaaatatttaggaaaatctttaaaagtcttcttctaaagaaccattgggccaacgaagtttacatttgcatggaaggtttctgacatagtgtagattccagtttgtAAAAAAAACTATGGCTCCGGGGATAGGTTAGGCCCAAGATagggatcacagttttacacGCGAAAATGTAGGGAtcatctttagatatgggccatgGTGATTCAGATGAGCGACGTGGCCTATGTGCCTCTTGTTTTTGATTAGAACACTACACTTTGTAATTAAATAGTGTATTAGGTtgatgaggggggggggtgcgagAAAAGTTTTCCTTTTTATATTGGATATGACTTgcaaacaaatgaaatataactGTATTAAAGCTTTTAGAGTTAATAACAATATACAAGAATACTGCAAaggttatatttatattatataaatgtatgatatgaCTTGAAAACAACTCAGATATACCTTTGTGAAGGCTAGCAACACACCAAAATAAGTTCACTAAAGGTTTAAACTCTGTTAGTTACACAACAAAGTATATTCCCTATTGTGAAAGCACTGTATTTCTCTTCTAATTCATGATAAAGTGAATGAAAAAGTGTGTAGCATGTTCCCTCTCCATTAAAAAGATTATCAAGTGTTTTACggtcaaaagggagataatcacataaTTGCAATAGGGTTGagtctttaaaatgttcttctcaggaaccacttggccagaaaatttcaaatttacatggaagatTCCCAACATTTTGCAGATTTGCAAAATCATGAACAATCTTCTTttgaagaatcactggaccagagaattttatatttaaatgaaagcttcctgacaaaatACATATTCAAGTGTGTTAAATTCATGTGTTTTTACGGTAGATTGGGAcgacaatagggaatcaaatgTGTAGGAAGAAGTCTTTATGaatctttttaagaaccattggtcaagacaagttcaaatttacatgacagttTTCTGACaatgcagattcatgtttgtaaaaattatgggaTCCGGGATAGGTTGAAGATGCATgcaatgatatcttatttcagAAGTTAAAGGATATTGTTACGGTTCAGGACTTCATTCATTAAATACACTGCTTTATACCTGTACAATATTAAACTGACCTGATATCAGATGTAACTTTAGATTTATCCAATTAAATCCATATCGTTTGTTACAATGTTGTGATTTTCATTCAGACTAACCGCTTATGATGGAATATTATGAACTCTAAACTCGATGTTTAAAAGTATTTCTAAAGTCatttatatgcaaaatatgaacaTTAGAAACGAACtacaattgattttattgaacttGGTTGCTTTGATTTgcatattgttataaaatatgtTATGTTTATTATGGTTATATTGGTAGAACATTATTAAgtaatatttacaaatttaatgCGCTAACTTAGATAAACGTATGGCGTTATCAGTTTGAGACGTTACTACGTCATCACAACAACAATTGTAAATAAAAGACAGCTGTTTTGAGATAGAAGATCAGTCAACTACAGAGAGAGACTCGGTACACTACAGGAATGAGACAGTGGTAGGCACCAAACAGTACTAAATCTAGGTTACATGTAACCACATATCGAAATTTGAAACTTATGGAATAGCATACCATATTTCCCAGAAAATATTGAAACCATTATGTTTAGGGTCATTAGCAGTGTACATGggtttcaaatatttgaaataggAGTTGAATTGATTCAAGAAACCTTGAGTAGGTGGACAGGTATTCTGACAACGAActttatattttgcattgcttaatTAGCATTACTATAGtattaataaaatttgaaacattgataTTGGGTCTTTTTAACCAAAAAAGAAAGATCTAGCATTTATATTCAAATCAATATCTTTTGACATATAGAAATAAAGTTATCCAAAAATTGTTGAACAATAGGACAGtgacaaattaaatgaaatatttgttccTGCTCTTCTTCACTAAAAAGTCCATAGATTTGTATCGGTTTCACATGAAATTATTGATAGTAAAGATATCGTGATTAAGTCTGTATTGACACCATTGTAATTCGTTGTCTTTGGTCACCAGAAATGAAGGATAGTAAATATCTTTCCATTGTAtgtcaattatttcaaaatatttagccCACTTTTGCTTACCTTTAGGATTTACTACTGATTTATTTAAGATCTCATTATAGGTTTGTATCCTTTTCTAGTAAGAGCAAGGGCTTTGATATTACGAGGAATCAATTGACTTACTAAAACTTCATTCCTACTAAAATTACACTTTTGAAAATCAGATATGATAGTTTGTTTTACACCATTGTATGttacataatttgttttgatatcaaagtTAGTTTGAAGATCATCTAGTgacaaaaaattcattttcatccaCTAAGTCCAATAAATCTGTATGCCTTATTAATACCTAGCCCGAAAAAGTTCGATTTTTGTACGATTGAATATAAGTAACAAAGTAAGATTTTTCACCCCTATGGAAGGCTCTAGAAAAAGGCGACGCATGCGATCAAGTCAATGCTGGTTATTGGCAGCAGGGAAGATGTATCAATTAAAATTACGATTATCATCTTTGTGGAAACGACATCCATGGATTGATTTAGGTAAGTTTCCGGGCGattcatattttacataatataatgtCGCACCGAAGTGCGACTGATGGAATTAACATTTCCTACATAAATCGTTCTTGTCCTGCCCTACTTTAGTATTCCTTATACGAATTGTGAAATTAAGCACTCTTTGTTGTCATCACCTTTTCATCCCATCAAATGGGCAGTTGGGCCACCACGGAACCTTGAACAAACCAGAAATACAAGAAgttacctaggaggagtagatactacatgttgaccggtcacaccctctgCTATGAGCCCTATTACTTgtattttgattgaaatattgCAGACTGTTTAACACTCAGAAACGTGATTTACAGTCTATTGAAATGATATGcattaagttttaaaagtggTGTTTTAGCAACGACACAACTGCTAGACccaaaaattgaacattttcttgccataaaaaataaattaataaatgttcGTTGGATCTATAAAGCGTAGATATTTGTTCTACACATTGCTATTAAACTACTGTGAAATTCTCAATCATTAACGTCACGTAGTCGTGACAAAATTTACATGACGAGGAGCGGTTTAGAACATATTCATATGTGAGTTGTGACACAAATTTGTACCTTCGTGCCCCAAGAAGGTGGGCTTGTGACCCCAAAAtgggaaaattatttttgttaagAGTTATTCAACAATCGGGGGCGTAACTCCCTCCACACTCGCCAATTCATTACTAGATATACAGCGTATAGACTTTTCTATAATGCATTAGTTTAAacatataaagatatattttattcctttatttttaccaaacattttttatttacaattgataCCCAGAGAACGACGACCAGTCCTTTTATGCATATTTTCCTTCCCCGGCATGTGTCCTTATCCAGACCTTGTCCTTCGTCTTCATTCTAATCACTGATGTTGCTGAGGAAGACGCGTACTGGGAACTGTGAAATTAACCGTCAACATGATTGTAACCAACCGTATTTCCATTGATGACAATTTCTGTATTGAAATATGACCCAATCTTCGTAAAAATAGTCCATGTGAAGGAGTAGATGCCATCTGTTGGTGCTGTGAATATTCCTGTGTTACCGTTATAGGCGGATCCAGAGTTTAGAGTTGTTTTCCCAAATATAACTACAGCCTGGCTACCGAGATTTTGAAGAGCGGACGAAGTTCGGGCATGGAAAGCAACGATTCCTGTTTATCAACATATTTAATTGTGTAAAACATTAAGTAATAAAATTACATAGAATGGCTCGAAGTAAAGtgatttattaaatttaatTAGAAATACGTGTTTAATTGCTTACCTGCATATTTCAGTCAGTAATCCAAACAATTCCATAGAGAAATggataataatgatatatgCGAATGTATTTGTTCTTCTAAAAGTAATAAGATACATACCATGATCTCTTCCTTTGCAACGCTTTGTTTCGTATCCCATTCCTCGACAGACGGCgttgtatttattgtatttacTGATGAAATCCTGTGTGGTTTCTTTTGCATACAGTTCAGTCAATATAACCATTAAGACTAATGTCACCCTGAACATAACCATTGGAATCCTGTAGATATAATTGAACTATAAGTTATATTCGTTTTACGACTTATTTAAATAAATGTTAGGCGAATGCAGTATATAACTGTCTGACGCATCTAGAATTTATCTTGGAATGTGCATCGTATCTCATTTACACTTATATATCATTTACCTAAGAACAACCAACCTACAGAGTTTCAGGGAACACATGTAACAGAATGATCCATTTTAAGGAAATATCCATAGGAACATTGGTTCTGGtatatatgagatatataatattagcctttaaaaatagaaattgatTTAGTATACAAAGGcaaataaacattaaatgataaGTAAATGTAAATTATATCGTGCAATAAAATTAGATATACAATCATCTAATATGATTTTGACATAATATCTACTTTATAGTAAACTAATGATAGGGAATCTCATGTCTCTCAAAGTAAGAGTCGGATATTCCAGAAGATCTTATAACGCAGACTACTTATACACAACTTCATTTACAATACTTAGATTgtgcaaaattgtaaattgataACAGGTGTGTAAAGGACAGCattaaagaacaaggtacgataaTGACTGTACTTTACTCTAAAATCCCCTCGTTCGTGTTTGTTTCCCCATGAAGTAAAAGTACAAGTGCTTATAAGTGTAAACGTTTAGCATGTATACTTTGtttatgaaaaaatgaagataacgaacaatattCAACTATTTTGAATTCCTGTTTACAAAACACAAAGGGATGAACGATACACAATTGTGTTTTGAAAGCGAGGTACAACGATTTATGATCAATGGGAATTGacaggtttttgtttttgtttttgttttttttgttttttgctaTAGAAATAAAAATCTTTTATAAATGAGTGAAGCAAATGTACTAAAATTTGATATGCTCGTCAATAACCAGGAAACATACGGAGGTGCTAGCATCAATATTTCTAAACAATAAACATCTAAACTGTAAGTCAAAGATATTCAACATTTCGACATAGTATGATGATAGATAAATTTATGGAGCATAGATCGAACTAAAGGAAGTTCTTTTCACCAAAGCCGTCAGCTTTGTCCTCTGTCAACCggctgtgagtcctatatcttgagcaggtaaacgaagtaattctgacttt
Above is a genomic segment from Ostrea edulis chromosome 3, xbOstEdul1.1, whole genome shotgun sequence containing:
- the LOC125673323 gene encoding heavy metal-binding protein HIP-like; protein product: MIPMVMFRVTLVLMVILTELYAKETTQDFISKYNKYNAVCRGMGYETKRCKGRDHGIVAFHARTSSALQNLGSQAVVIFGKTTLNSGSAYNGNTGIFTAPTDGIYSFTWTIFTKIGSYFNTEIVINGNTVGYNHVDG